Genomic segment of Glutamicibacter sp. JL.03c:
AATCCCTCCGCCTTGCAAGCAGGCTACAAGCACAATGTCATTCCAGGGCAGGCCGAGGCTTTGATTGATTGCCGCACTTTGCCTGATGAACATGAAGCCACGCTTGAGAAGCTGCGCGAACTGGCCGGGAAGGGTGTGGAGCTTTCCATGGTGCATGAACAGGATTCCCTTGAAGTGCCTTTCGCCGGTGCCTTAGTGGACTCCATGGTGAAGTCCCTTCTGGATGAAGACCCCGAAGCGGTCGTCCTGCCTTACATGCTCTCCGGCGGCACTGATAATAAGTGGCTGGCCACCATTGGGATCACCGGATACGGATTTGCGCCGCTTCAACTGCCCGCAGAGCTAGATTTTACGGGGATGTTCCACGGCGTTGATGAGCGGGTCCCCGTGGACGCGGTCAAATTCGGTGTGCGAGTCCTCGAAAATCTGATGCGCAGCTACTAATCAGCCAGCGACAGCACAGACCTAGTATTCAGGAGTAGAAGTGTCCATCGAGTCAATCCTTACAGATCAGCTTCTCGAGCGGTTCCGCGAACGTGCCGCTCAGTACGATACTGAAAATTCTTTCGCTGTCGAAGACTTTGATGAGCTGGTGTCGTTGGGTTATCTGAAAGCGCTGGTCCCCGTGGACAAGGGCGGGCTTGGCTGGAGCGCGGAACAGCTTGCCCTGGCGCAGCGTCGATTGGCAACAGCTGCGCCTGCTACCGCCTTGGCAGTGAACATGCATCATGTTTGGGCTTCGGTTGCCAGAGTGCTTCAGGCCAGGGGCGATAGCCGTCTTCAGATGGTCACCGACTGGATTGCACAGGGCGAGGTGATGGCCTTTGGAATCTCGGAACCCGGCAATGATTCCGTTCTTTTTGATTCGAGAACTTCAGCATCAACCGGCCCGGATGGATCCGTGACCTTCAACGGTCTCAAGATATTCACTTCGCTAGCACCGGCATTCACCCGGCTGGGGGTTTTTGGGAAAGATGAAACAACGGGAGAACTCGTCCACGCGTTCGTCTCCAAGGGTGATGGTGTTGAATCCATGGGGGATTGGAACACGCTGGGAATGCGGGCCAGCCAATCGCACACCACCAAACTAGTCAATGCAGTGTCCCCGGCTCAATGGGTACACAGCCGGCTTCCGGCGGGACCGAATCCCGATCTGCTGATCTTCGGGATCTTTGCCTCCTTCCTCACCCTCACCGCCAGCGTATATGTGGGCATCGCCGATCGGGCCGTGAGCTTAGGGCAGCAGGCTTTGAACAACAGGACGCATCATGACGGAACCAGGTACTCCCAGGACCCACGCGCACGCGGATTGCTATCCCAAGCTGCCATGCGGCTCATCTCGCTTGATGCGCTCCAGCGATCTGTCGCAAAGGACATTGACGAATTAGTGGACCATCAGGACGCGTGGTTCCCGAAGCTTGTCACGCTGCGCACCCTTGCCGGCGACACGGCGCGCGAGAATGTTCAGGTGCTGGGGCAGCTGCTTGGAGGTGGCGGGTATTTCCGCGGTTCCGAATTCGAGAGGCTATACCGCGATGTGCAGGCCAGCTGGTACCACCCGTCCAACGCCGCATCCGCAGAAAATACCGTCGCCTCCTGGCTGGTGGGGCCGCTGGAAAAGTGAAGCGCGCTGCCTAGTCCAGCGGCGGCAGGGTACTGCGGATTCGCATGACCCTGCGGCGCAGCCAATATTTGTAGACGCCGCCTTCGTACCTGCACGTCCGCATCAGTTCCCATTTGCCGTTGTCAGCGTGTTCACGCAAGGCCGCGCGGGCAACATGAACAGGTTCGCTGGGATACGAAGTGATCACCAGATATTCAAAGCGCTGTTCATCGGAGTGATGCACTGGCGGTTTAATTCGTTCTTGAAGCATCGTGCCCCCTATCTAAAGAACCCTATGCGTTGTAGCTTAAGACCATGAGTACTGATCCAAGTTTTGCCCTGCAATCATTGATTGCCCGACTTGAGCAGCACCTGGCCGTAGTTTCGCAAAGCCGTGGTGCGGCCGAGGCGTCTGTCGACGCTGCTTTCGGTGCCCTGGCGGATGCCTTCGAGGACTATGAAGATGCGCTGTACGATCAGTATTCTGAACTTTTGCCTTTCACCATACCCGTAGACGATGCGTGAGTACGACCATGGGGTGATTTTTAGCCT
This window contains:
- a CDS encoding acyl-CoA dehydrogenase family protein; this translates as MSIESILTDQLLERFRERAAQYDTENSFAVEDFDELVSLGYLKALVPVDKGGLGWSAEQLALAQRRLATAAPATALAVNMHHVWASVARVLQARGDSRLQMVTDWIAQGEVMAFGISEPGNDSVLFDSRTSASTGPDGSVTFNGLKIFTSLAPAFTRLGVFGKDETTGELVHAFVSKGDGVESMGDWNTLGMRASQSHTTKLVNAVSPAQWVHSRLPAGPNPDLLIFGIFASFLTLTASVYVGIADRAVSLGQQALNNRTHHDGTRYSQDPRARGLLSQAAMRLISLDALQRSVAKDIDELVDHQDAWFPKLVTLRTLAGDTARENVQVLGQLLGGGGYFRGSEFERLYRDVQASWYHPSNAASAENTVASWLVGPLEK
- a CDS encoding DUF5703 family protein; this encodes MLQERIKPPVHHSDEQRFEYLVITSYPSEPVHVARAALREHADNGKWELMRTCRYEGGVYKYWLRRRVMRIRSTLPPLD